DNA sequence from the Myxococcales bacterium genome:
CTTCATGCCCCGGCTATCTCCCGGCCTGCTTGTCCGAACTCTCCTTGGACTTTCGGAACTCGAGCCGAGCGATGGTGCGGCGGTGGACTTCGTCTGGCCCATCGGCGAGACGCAGTGTGCGAATGTTGGCGTAGGCCCTGGCCAGACCGAAGTCCGACGTCACACCCGCGCCGCCAAATGCCTGGATGGCGTCATCGATGACCTGCAGCGCCACCAGCGGAGCCTTGACCTTGATCATTGCGATCTCGGCGCGCGCGACCTTGTTGCCGACAGTGTCCATCATGAACGCGGCCTTCAAGGTGAGCAGACGCGTACATTCGATCTCGATCCGGGCGTTGGCCACGCGCTCCTCCCAGACCGAGTGTTCGGCGATCCGCTTGCCGAAGGCCTCGCGGCTCAACAATCGCGCACACATCTTTTCGAGCGCGAGTTCGGCGGCGCCGATCGTCCGCATGCAGTGGTGAATCCGGCCCGGTCCGAGCCTGCCCTGGGCAATTTCAAAGCCGCGCCCCTCGCCGAGAATCAGATTCGAAGCGGGCACGCGCACGTTCTCGAAGAGCACCTCACCGTGGCCATGCGGGGCGTCGTCGTATCCAAATACCGGAAGATGGCGCTCGATTTTTACGCCCGGAGCATCGC
Encoded proteins:
- a CDS encoding acyl-CoA dehydrogenase family protein, which translates into the protein MNFEHNERTQFTLARIRDFMEKHIRPSEEIFDRQLASFGSDRWQIPPVLEELKAKAREAGLWNLFLPDSERGGGFTNLEYAPMCEAMGRSGIASEVFNCSAPDTGNMEVLERYGTEEQKKKWLEPLLAGEIRSAFAMTEPEVASSDATNIRTEIRRDGDEYVINGRKWWTSGILDPRCKILIVMGRTNPDAHKHVQQSQILVERDAPGVKIERHLPVFGYDDAPHGHGEVLFENVRVPASNLILGEGRGFEIAQGRLGPGRIHHCMRTIGAAELALEKMCARLLSREAFGKRIAEHSVWEERVANARIEIECTRLLTLKAAFMMDTVGNKVARAEIAMIKVKAPLVALQVIDDAIQAFGGAGVTSDFGLARAYANIRTLRLADGPDEVHRRTIARLEFRKSKESSDKQAGR